attttattttcaagtGTAATGGAGAAACAGGCTTCACCGAGATTTTAGGTTTCTGGCTCCGTCCGTTTTCCTTCTTGTGTGGATTACGAATTAAGATCGCACATATCGAAGTAGGGACTCTCTCTGGTCATGGCGCAAGATTATCAGACCAGCAAACGTCGGGGCGAACATAAGAAGACAACATTCTACAGCAGAAATCCTCAACGTACTGTACATTACCGAAAATTGCTACACTTGCGAAATGCCGTGGGAAGAGTATAAAaacaaacgtaattttttcacttcGTGTTATTAGAATGCTGTACCGGCACTGTGTACTGTATGCTGACAAAGAAACACAGACGAAAATGTTTATTTGCATCAGAATTTTGTCCACACAATACTTTCACTGCACTATACCGGTAATGGACTAAAAGCCAAAAACGAAGTATTCGGAATAATGAGATAACATTCCACATCCTGCGTATTATTTCCGAGTAATTATTCGCTCTGCACGCGAGGCCGATGAAACAAAGATAAATTCTTCCTGGCGACCTCGATTCGTGCGCAGTCGGCGATGACGTCTCTTCTGATGCTGCTGATACTGGCGGCGCTCATATGGGCTGAGGACCCCGTGGTGCGGGTGCAGCAGGGCCTCCTCCGAGGGATGCAGCTGGTCTCACTTCATAACCGCGAGTTTATGGCCTTCCTTGGCGTCCCTTACGCCGCGCCCCCAGTGGGCGACCTGCGTTTTAAGACGCCACAGCCATCAGCGCCGTGGGAAGGCGTTCGGAACGCCACAGAAGAGGGACACAGCTGCCCTCAGCACGCTATGATGACAGGGAAAATTACCGGCGATGAAGACTGCTTATATCTCAACGTCTTCACAACTAAACTTCCTCCGAGAGATAACCCAGCGGCCGTCATGGTGTGGGTGCACGGAGGGTGTTATAAGGGAGGTTCTGCCACGCCGACAGTATACGGACCAGATCATCTGCTGGAAGAAGAAGTTGTGGTCGTGACAATCAACTATCGCCTTGGGTTGCTAGGGTTCTTGGCGCTTAGCGAGGAGGGAGTTTCCGGAAACTTCGGCCTCAAGGACCAAACTCAGGCACTGCGGTGGGTGCGCGACAATATCGCACAATTTGGTGGAAATCCCGACCGTGTTACGCTCTTTGGCGAGAGCGCAGGCGCCTCTAGCGTCCATCTGCATCTCTTATCGCCGCTTTCGCGCGGACTTTTTCACGGTGCTATCGCCCAAAGCGGTTCGGCGCTTGCGCCTTGGGCGTACGCAGAACCTTCCTTCATGCGTGCCAAGGCGTTCACAGTGGGAGAACGCATGCATTGTAACGCCTCAAATGTCGAAGAGCTTCTGAGATGTCTGCGAAATGCGCCGGCGTCTGACATAGTGGACGCAACAATAGGCCGTGAGTTCAGCACCTCCGAGACGGTTGTGCCGGTGCGCCCTACTAGAGAGAAGCCCGGTCCTGACGCATTCCTGACGGACCATCCTGGGCGCCTAATGACGAAGGGTCTTTTCAAGCCGGTTCCTCTGATATCTGGCGTCAACTCACGAGAGGCTATAATTTACATGGAGGACATGAAATCCCTACCCAATTTCTACGAACGCTTGGACGAGCACGTGC
The sequence above is a segment of the Periplaneta americana isolate PAMFEO1 chromosome 3, P.americana_PAMFEO1_priV1, whole genome shotgun sequence genome. Coding sequences within it:
- the LOC138695996 gene encoding carboxylic ester hydrolase-like, with product MTSLLMLLILAALIWAEDPVVRVQQGLLRGMQLVSLHNREFMAFLGVPYAAPPVGDLRFKTPQPSAPWEGVRNATEEGHSCPQHAMMTGKITGDEDCLYLNVFTTKLPPRDNPAAVMVWVHGGCYKGGSATPTVYGPDHLLEEEVVVVTINYRLGLLGFLALSEEGVSGNFGLKDQTQALRWVRDNIAQFGGNPDRVTLFGESAGASSVHLHLLSPLSRGLFHGAIAQSGSALAPWAYAEPSFMRAKAFTVGERMHCNASNVEELLRCLRNAPASDIVDATIGREFSTSETVVPVRPTREKPGPDAFLTDHPGRLMTKGLFKPVPLISGVNSREAIIYMEDMKSLPNFYERLDEHVRAIMADLLGIDDVSKAEELYLMARDYYVRGDSPHEQAIGILDLFSDLAFVRGSIQSVALQVRLTDVPARSYMFAFEGSLGLARLAFNTEFEGVSHADELGYLWHTIISPPVEEHSAEMTTVHRVVKMWTNFAKTGDPSVDSGDKLLNVRWGAATPSDAVYLNIDREMSLQRNLLLDRMHFWDDMLGNQTYADRK